The Tachysurus fulvidraco isolate hzauxx_2018 chromosome 4, HZAU_PFXX_2.0, whole genome shotgun sequence DNA window CATCATTACGCAAAGAAAAGACTGATTGTCCACATACAGTGGTATTATCAATGGGTTTAGAACATGGGCCCTCTATGAATATGTGGATACTGTCCTCCAATTGGTCGATAGAAGTTATAACATTCAAATGATCAGGTAACATAGTTTATGTTATAACGATTTAATGTGATaaggtacagtatgtggttCCTCTGTTAGCTGCACCTGTATAAAATTAAAGGTAATTGactacatatatacagtatatggtcaGAAGAATGTGAACCCCTGATCAAACTAATATGTGGTTCTTCTCACAAGCTAGTTCCACAAAGATAGAAGCACACAATTATAGAGAATGTATTTTtatgctgtaacattacaacTTTCTTTTAGTAGAACAGAAGATGTAGAATCTTTGTGGTTAAAATGTTAGACTACTGGTCAGATGGATGTGAGTTTAAAttcctgggcccttgagcaaggtctcAAACTGCTCACTTgtgtaaattatataaatgtaatgtctGACTCAACCTTGTCAACATTCAGCATCTCtgtctgacctcactaatgctcttgtagctgagaGCCACACTCTAAAGAACactggaggttattataacggCAAATGAAGATTCCGTGTACAAAGTCCGAAACATGTTCAGCAAGCTGAATTTAGTGTTCTGAtctggtgtccacaaacttttggtcaTATGTTTGCAACTGTCCTAGCCACACAGTGCACagactttatgtatctagggctaacttactaagtcttagccctgtctttgttttatgtaacaccatgatcctggagaaacgttgtctcgtttcactgtgtactgtaacagctatatatggtttaaatgacaataaactttTCTTcctttgacttgacttgacttctgtGCACATGATCATAACATATTTATTATGAACTAGCACCTCAGAGGGACAGTTCTGGTTGGCTGTTTTTGGGACAACGACAGAGATTAAGATGCTCTGGACATGTACAGTGGAGGGAGAGTGGTTATAATGGTAGAATGATGTTGGATATggatcttaataataataataataataatgataataataacaataataataataataataataataataataataattaacttttaaacttaaaatttttattctgtttctatacttttatAAAGCTGTGATGAACCAATATAAATTGTTAAATGCGCTAAAGAAATATActgaattgaaaaaaataaaaataaacaagaaatgtGCTTGAAGTTAACTAAATGCTATTAGTACTACTAATAAATCTAAAGTTGACCTCACCTAATTTAGTtatattttcagatatttatcaCAAATTAGTATTGGAGGAGGTCATGGAAGATGCATTTGACATTCAAACAAGCTGTTTAAAATATCTGTcttcaatgttttattttagggTTTTATGGGACATTTATGTGCCAGATGGTGATCACAATATTGTTTCAGTGGATAATCTGAACTGTAGATGAGTGTCATGTACATATATGATATGTACCTTCTAACTGCTGATATGATAAATCAGTAAACACTGTTAGGTTCTTATGACAGGACTCATATGCTCATATTGAACATTCAAATGAAACTTACAACTGttctattaatgtttaattatttatatacaaactatCCACTGTAACTAAGATCATCTGATTTTGGTCACTATCAAGAGCAGCATTTATAATTTAGGACAATTTAGAACACTTGTACTTCATAATGTAAAACCTTAATGATGCTTTTTGAaacttttaaagaaatgtatttacTAGGGATGAATTTAGATATACATCTGAAATAATGTCCTATTAACACAATGGCAAAGTTTGCTccttttaaatgcattaaatttTACAGAATTTTCTCAGTTGTAGTTGGCTGTATTCTGCCATAAATCTGTGTTGTGGTTTAGGCTTActattttttctgtaaaatcCTGCTTCATTTCATTAAagcatattttttgtattaaatatattagatataatataataatcaaatattttgtTCTCTATACCCTGATGGGAACAATCTATCCAGGCCTTTTCACATATCTTTAACTGACCTGATGGTTCTGTTCGTTCACAAGCCACAACCCAGACTCAGATGATAAGGTGGTAATAGTTGGCTAATGGCTGTGAAATGACCTGTTGTTGGACTGTGTCTTTGTCATGAGATGAACTTAAAGGAAACTCCTGATTTTGAGTAACTTGTCATTTTAATTTAGGTCCTTACTGAGAAGACTGCTGTGAAATTATTGTGATTTAAGAATAATATCACAAagtttttcattaaataaataaataaacaaacaaataaataaataactgtgatGTTGCAGTTAAtaagttaattatttattagtttcctgaaaaatacataatacaatCAATAAAAGAAACATGTAAACCTTAGCATAGTCGATAGGAAacgttgtgtttttatattccttaaaaatattaagtacaatgttacttttaaatattacatttgcaACAAAAGTCTTGATGCTGAAGGTAGACATGTCATATTTTTTGCTTGACAGTGTAGCCGGTTGACTGGGAAATGCCagtttaaagacttttattatttgtaatgaatACATAATTAATTTAGTGAATAGGTTAACGTTATCaaaacttgttaaatgtaatttttttcacCTAACTAAAGCttatattcactgctttatGAATCTTGTTAGAAGTTCCTATTAATTGTTGCCGGTGGGGCCTTAATCAGTGGTGCACCGCgggtatttactgtatgtaatgaCTACAagcagacttgctcattagcaTCGTGTGTGCAGACGGAGACTGGtgattttattctctctttattaTCTTGCATTTACTTAAATTCACATAAATGTTGAATAatgttgtggggtgtgtgtgggattttCTAACTTATTTCTCCATGTGCTGTTTTTCCGagttttaaatgcagttttattttttccctcagaTGCTAAATTTGAGTGCAGAATTGCAgtttgaatgtaaaagtaaacataaatataaaaagacttGTGACGTCAAAACCCTTTACATAATGAGCAACAAGTTTAATGCAGAGTTTAATGCAagtttttttctatataaaaaataaaaactacataaaaaaatagTAACTTTTAGTGAAAATTGGcataatgtggaaaaataaCAGCTGGGTTGTTAATTTTCAGAGAATGTCCATAAATATACAGCATAAACTGTATGAAAATAGTATTTTCCATACCCCCcccacacattttatatatatatatatatatatatatatatatatatttatgtatatatatatatatatatatatatatatatatatacatatatatatatatatgtatatatatatatatatatatatatatatatatataaattagacTCTAGGGTTCTTTTGATAAATGGTTTAAAGTATGAGTAATGTgatgtttatactttattttagaAACTTATTCAGACAATACAAATGTCAAACTAAACCAATATATTACTGTGACTCAAATTCCTCTATAATGTAACAAAGGATTAATGTATTTACACATTTGCTTCtgcatgtcagtgtgtgcagaaataccaAAGTTTgctccattttattttcattaaatgttaCAGTATTTTCTCAGTTGTAGTTGGCTATAATTCTGCCATAAATATGTTGTGTATTACACTAGTTTGTCCTAATGTGAAACGCTGATGTAGCAGAATTTTCGCATGAATCTTATACACTTAGTTACATATAAGATTCTTAATATTTTGTTCTCCATACACCGATATAAGAACAATCCCTCCAGTCACTTTGCATATCTTTAATAGACCAGACAGTTATAGACGTTTACCTGCCACACTCCAGACTCGGATAATAAAGGTGCTAATAGTTGACTAATGGCTGAGAAATGGCCTTTTGTTGGACTGTGTCTTTGTCCTCAGATGTACTTAAAGGAGACACCCTGACATTTTAGTTGAGGTCCTCGCTGAGAAGACTGCTGAGAAATTACTGGGATTTAAGAAAAAGATCACTTCAACTTAGtaagtcttttttctttctttctttagataagtaaagaaaataaataattttatttgaaattctCTAAACATTACTGTGACGTTGCAGTTTCTTAgacttttgtgtttatttaatcatcGTTACTTTCAAATATTATATTTGCACCAATAGTTTTTATGCTGAAGGTCGATGGGTTATATTTATAGTTTGGCAGCATGTGTTCAGTTATGGAATGGTTCTGTATTAGAAAAAATAATCCTCTTACATAGTATTGCTAAAGAACAAAGTTGGATTTTACCTGTCAAGCCACTAAATGACCAGAAACCATGCAACGTAACCTTAAAACTCTTGTCCAGGACCCTTGTTGGCAGCTCTATTTTTGAGGGAGCTGTATATTTAACTGAACATGGATAGCATTCTAGATATCACTAATCTCTTCAGCATGAGTTTTGGCCTTGTTTATTTACTTGcaatttttcagtttctgtGATGATGAATAAAGCACACGATAGTTGTTTAGCATCTAATAATCTAAGATGTTTTGTGTACTGTTCTGCTACACAGTGAAACATCGTCATCTGGCTGTCTTCACACAATAAATCACCACAGAGGGATTTGTACAGAATGGGCAAGAAAATAAGTCACTATTGCTCACAGTGTGGAAAGAGTTTTGCCAAGCCGTATATTCTCAAACAACATatgcgcattcacacaggagagaaaccaTATTGCTGTTCACAATGTGGACAGAGTTTTAGACATATAAGTAACTTAAACAGACATAAACTTGTTCACTCATTAGTAAAGTCGTATCAGTGCTCAGAGTGTGAAAAAAGTTTTGCTAGCAGTTGGAATCTCAAAAAACAtgagcgcattcacacaggagagaagcctcATTGCTGCTCACACTGTGGGAAGGGTTTTAGAGACGCAGATGATTTAAAAGTACATgaacgcattcacacaggacTGAAGCTATACGTTTGCTCACACTGTTGCAAGAATTTTGGAACATCAAGTGATTTAAAAACCCACGAGCGCATTCACACAAGAGAGAAACCATATCAGTGCTCACaatgtgggaagagttttacacaaTCGAGTAATTTAAAAAACCACCAACGCATTCACAccggagagaagccgtatcagtgctcacactgtgggaagagttttagaAATTCAGGTGCATTTAAAACCCACCAGCGctttcacacaggagagaaaccaTATCACTGCTTAcactgtgggaagagttttacacaaCCAAGTAATTTAAAAAGTCACcaacgcattcacacaggagagaagccgtatcagtgCTCACACTGTGGGAAGAAATTTACAAAATCAAGTACTTTAAAAAGTCACcaacgcattcacacaggagagaagccgtatcatTGCTCACAATGTGGCAAGAGATTTAGCCGTTCAAGTAGTTTGAAAGTTCACCAACGCATTCACACAGGTTGAAAACTCACCAATGTAGTCATCTGTATCACTGCTTAAACTGTgggaataataattaaaaaaatatattcaatattcatAACAATATTATGGTTCATATTGTAAAAAAAGAGTTTTACATAATAAACTGGTTTGAAAAGCCACCAATTTATTCACAATAGTGAGCAATGTATTGCTGGTCACAGTGTTATTGCTTTAAAAAGTACCTCATTTGCATGCATTGCTCAATTAGCAGAACAGTAGAAGGCACCTTTGGTGTGGACGGCAGAAGCGGCTTTTGAAATGTTGAAGGACCTTTATACTGCTACAACTTTAGCTAGCTGTGATTACAGTAAGCCTTTCCAATGGCATGTGTCAGATAAACTAATGCCATTTGATCTCAGTAATGGGGTTAGCAGCCTATAATCTCTCCTGTGTGTAAGATCGGCTATGATGTGATACTTTCTTTACCAGAGTTGACAATTAAGAGGGACCAGACAGTTAATCTGTCAGACAGGAAGATGACCATTTTGGATGGTGAGCAACATGATTGTTAGATAACTTCTACTAACACTATGAATGCATGGCAGGACTTGGAAAGTCAACCACTACCACACACAGATCTAACTTTTTTTGTAGATGGTCATCTTTAGTTGCCTAGAGGGAAATTTCGCTGTTTACACGGTTGTCACCTTGTCATGAGGTAACAGGTTTTGTTATACAGCCGAT harbors:
- the LOC125138383 gene encoding zinc finger protein 658B-like gives rise to the protein MGKKISHYCSQCGKSFAKPYILKQHMRIHTGEKPYCCSQCGQSFRHISNLNRHKLVHSLVKSYQCSECEKSFASSWNLKKHERIHTGEKPHCCSHCGKGFRDADDLKVHERIHTGLKLYVCSHCCKNFGTSSDLKTHERIHTREKPYQCSQCGKSFTQSSNLKNHQRIHTGEKPYQCSHCGKSFRNSGAFKTHQRFHTGEKPYHCLHCGKSFTQPSNLKSHQRIHTGEKPYQCSHCGKKFTKSSTLKSHQRIHTGEKPYHCSQCGKRFSRSSSLKVHQRIHTGEKPYCCSQCGCCFRQLSHLKSHKLLHSGVKSYQCSECEKSFACIWYLKKHELIHTGEKPHCCSHCGKGFRDATDLKVHERIHTGLKPYVYSHCGKNFRTSSALKTHERFHTGEKPYQCSQCEKRFRNSGGLKKHQHIHTGEKLYYCSHCGKRFTQSSNLKVHQRIHTGEKPYQCSHCGKRFTLSSTLKVHQRIHKG